A single window of Collinsella aerofaciens DNA harbors:
- a CDS encoding IS3 family transposase: MYSREKVELFLLATEDGMGPTAAAEFAGVTVGAAKKWATGHLPRSYTGGGCRIVARKPPRKEASLGPDKSTYAPPATGPLAGLNEDQIENLLLRAVLADLKAEGWDPASISNRSKCELGERLRRATALPLRSITGFLRISKSSYEYWRPRVAVPRDRDADIRGRVVRIFREGSGCWGYRTVWARLRREGVRASEKRVARC; encoded by the coding sequence ATGTACAGCAGGGAGAAGGTCGAGCTCTTCCTCCTGGCGACGGAGGACGGCATGGGGCCCACCGCCGCCGCGGAGTTCGCGGGGGTCACGGTGGGCGCGGCCAAGAAGTGGGCGACGGGGCACCTCCCGCGCAGCTACACCGGCGGGGGCTGTAGAATCGTGGCGAGGAAACCGCCACGGAAGGAGGCCAGCTTGGGCCCCGACAAGTCGACCTACGCCCCGCCCGCGACCGGCCCGCTCGCCGGGCTCAACGAGGACCAGATAGAGAACCTGCTGCTCAGGGCGGTGTTGGCCGACCTAAAAGCGGAAGGGTGGGACCCGGCTTCGATCTCGAACAGGAGCAAGTGCGAGCTCGGCGAGAGATTGAGGCGGGCGACCGCCCTGCCCCTCCGCTCGATCACAGGTTTCTTGAGGATATCGAAGAGCTCCTATGAGTACTGGAGGCCCCGCGTCGCCGTGCCGCGCGACCGCGACGCCGACATACGCGGCCGCGTGGTGCGCATCTTCCGCGAGGGCTCGGGGTGCTGGGGGTACCGCACCGTCTGGGCGCGCCTGCGCCGCGAGGGCGTCCGGGCCAGCGAGAAGCGCGTGGCCCGCTGTTAG
- a CDS encoding signal peptidase I encodes MLAARGFRRFISLLSGMALALVIALAVVSFAPRAFGYMPFAVLSGSMEPELPVGSMVFVHQVDPTNIAVGDSATFYRSDGAVVTHQVYEVDPVAQTISTQGIANKNADGIIMHDAEQTPFSRVIGVVSFCVPYLGFVNAYCTTMPGLFVVVAVLALLVAVSIVLDRMVPDEPAGNHARAHAKGRRS; translated from the coding sequence ATGTTGGCAGCGCGCGGATTCAGACGATTTATTTCACTTCTTAGTGGCATGGCGCTTGCGCTTGTCATAGCCCTTGCCGTTGTTTCTTTTGCTCCCCGTGCATTTGGTTACATGCCCTTCGCCGTGCTCTCGGGCTCTATGGAACCCGAGCTCCCCGTCGGCTCCATGGTGTTTGTTCACCAGGTTGACCCAACGAATATTGCCGTGGGCGACAGTGCAACTTTTTACCGATCGGACGGCGCTGTGGTGACTCACCAGGTGTACGAGGTCGATCCTGTGGCGCAGACGATCAGCACGCAGGGAATCGCAAACAAAAATGCAGATGGAATCATCATGCACGACGCCGAGCAGACGCCTTTTTCACGCGTGATCGGCGTCGTCTCTTTTTGTGTCCCTTACCTGGGCTTCGTTAATGCATATTGCACGACGATGCCCGGTTTGTTTGTTGTGGTGGCCGTTCTGGCGCTGCTAGTCGCGGTGTCGATTGTGCTCGATCGGATGGTTCCCGACGAGCCTGCGGGCAATCATGCCCGCGCGCATGCGAAGGGGCGGCGTTCATAG
- a CDS encoding SipW-dependent-type signal peptide-containing protein, which produces MENKKKKRYGIIAALLLLVLAAGVGTYAWLSATQSLKNEFTVGSIGKPEVKPDPDQPDKPGTDPTNPSVDGYLFETKWVKDSKMIPDTNIDKNPNVGIGKDSDSSYVFVYVKNAIVKDGEGALAKIPYFTLNNGWKPVATDQVKTNGNEGQYVSGLFMYTADGTNAPAKLTPANDKAAYTGELFSIVHIPATMNSTDVVENPAMTVSCYIFGADQKGDKTDAAANAVEQAKAWAKTQAQA; this is translated from the coding sequence ATGGAAAACAAGAAGAAAAAGCGCTACGGCATCATTGCCGCCTTGCTGCTGCTGGTACTGGCTGCCGGCGTGGGCACCTACGCCTGGCTGTCGGCTACGCAGTCGCTGAAGAACGAATTTACGGTTGGCAGCATCGGCAAGCCCGAAGTGAAGCCCGACCCCGATCAACCGGACAAGCCCGGCACTGATCCCACGAACCCCTCAGTGGATGGTTACCTGTTTGAGACCAAGTGGGTGAAGGACTCCAAGATGATTCCCGACACCAACATCGATAAGAATCCCAACGTCGGTATCGGCAAGGATTCCGATAGCTCCTATGTGTTCGTCTACGTGAAGAACGCCATCGTGAAGGACGGTGAAGGCGCGCTTGCCAAGATCCCGTACTTCACCCTTAACAATGGCTGGAAGCCGGTTGCTACTGACCAGGTGAAGACCAACGGCAACGAAGGCCAGTACGTGAGCGGTCTGTTCATGTATACCGCTGACGGAACCAACGCTCCTGCAAAGCTTACCCCCGCTAATGACAAGGCTGCTTACACCGGCGAGCTGTTCAGCATCGTGCATATCCCGGCTACCATGAACAGCACGGATGTCGTTGAAAATCCTGCTATGACGGTCTCCTGCTACATCTTCGGCGCTGACCAGAAGGGCGACAAGACTGACGCTGCCGCCAACGCTGTCGAGCAGGCCAAGGCTTGGGCTAAGACTCAGGCTCAGGCTTAA